One window from the genome of Saccharomyces mikatae IFO 1815 strain IFO1815 genome assembly, chromosome: 4 encodes:
- the YPQ2 gene encoding Ypq2p (similar to Saccharomyces cerevisiae YDR352W; ancestral locus Anc_5.408), with product MSCSNSIWPAVSNLCGSLSFFTSVISLFPQIIETYRDKSVDGLSPYFLLAWLCGDITSLIGAKLTGQLLFQILLAVYFLFNDSFVCGQYYYYGVLYENKLATIGHEPKPLLPELVENGELLREEEEMIQDGSSAESPRSNRRRSAITAALALAHTISRASAYPLNVGSVQLQVAPPGDGFPNSGKAGELGTILSWIGASFYVGARIPQLIKNYNRKSTDGLSPFLFATTLLCNITYNVSIFTSCHFLTSQNKREFIMKELPFIFGSAGTIVFDLAYFYQYYILYATDMQLRELERELYNPEEDSVQHRATEHTSLLSGETQT from the coding sequence ATGTCGTGTTCAAACAGCATATGGCCTGCTGTATCTAACTTGTGCGGGTCGTTGTCTTTCTTCACTTCTGTTATTTCACTGTTCCCCCAAATCATTGAAACTTATCGAGATAAATCTGTTGATGGGCTGTCGccatattttttgttggCATGGCTCTGTGGGGACATTACTTCGTTGATAGGGGCAAAGCTAACAGGACAGTTGTTATTTCAAATACTTCTCgctgtttattttttgttcaacgATTCGTTTGTATGTGGCCAATACTATTACTATGGTGTATTGtatgaaaataaactaGCAACTATCGGTCATGAGCCCAAACCTCTCCTTCCTGAATTGGTTGAGAATGGAGAACTtttaagagaagaagaagagatgATACAAGATGGTAGCAGTGCCGAAAGCCCTAGAAGTAATAGAAGGAGGTCTGCCATTACGGCAGCATTGGCCTTAGCTCATACTATAAGTAGGGCTAGCGCATACCCGCTGAATGTAGGCTCTGTCCAATTGCAGGTAGCGCCACCTGGAGATGGTTTCCCTAATTCTGGTAAGGCCGGCGAACTGGGCACAATTTTGTCGTGGATTGGTGCCTCTTTCTACGTGGGCGCACGTATCCCACAATTAATCAAGAACTACAATAGAAAGTCCACTGACGGCTTATCTCCCTTCCTTTTTGCTACAACATTACTCTGCAATATCACGTATAATGTGAGTATTTTCACAAGTTGTCACTTCTTAACCAGCCAGAATAAGAGGGAATTCATCATGAAAGAGCTGCCCTTTATCTTTGGAAGCGCTGGGACAATCGTATTCGATTTGGCATACTTCTATCAGTATTACATCCTTTACGCAACTGATATGCAATTACGGGAACTGGAAAGAGAGCTATACAACCCTGAAGAAGACAGCGTGCAACACCGGGCGACCGAACACACATCCCTATTATCTGGTGAGACACAAACTTAG
- the CNL1 gene encoding Cnl1p (similar to Saccharomyces cerevisiae CNL1 (YDR357C); ancestral locus Anc_5.415), with the protein MQDNSSHSRESVSTRDDPLGIDKLTIDYDYLLYKIKDYVQSIQLDTTELCKKQNEVMVNGIIENTIDKNISKFKQLLEKCDALENHYEMLNQLAMITDTFKERIAEAVNDYNELKKDANKPE; encoded by the coding sequence ATGCAAGACAACTCAAGTCATTCCAGAGAGTCAGTTTCAACTCGTGATGATCCTCTTGGAATTGACAAGTTGACAATCGATTACGATTACCTACTttataaaataaaagactATGTACAAAGTATACAGTTGGATACCACAGAGCTATGTAAAAAGCAAAATGAAGTGATGGTGAATGGCATTATCGAAAATACTATAGATAAGAATATTTCGAAGTTCAAGCAActtcttgaaaaatgcGATGCTTTAGAAAATCATTATGAGATGTTAAATCAATTGGCAATGATAACGGATACTTTCAAGGAGAGGATTGCAGAGGCCGTGAATGATTataatgaattgaaaaaggacGCTAATAAACCTGAATAG
- the TRP4 gene encoding anthranilate phosphoribosyltransferase (similar to Saccharomyces cerevisiae TRP4 (YDR354W); ancestral locus Anc_5.413): MPEATLLSFTKKLLASPPQLTSTDLYDALSIILNLLKNCDTSNNDSLSIYTKVSSFLTALKVTKLDHKAEYIAEAAKAVLRHSDLVDLPLPTKTKLYSEGKPVILDIVGTGGDGQNTFNVSTSAAIVASGIQGLKVCKHGGKASTSNSGAGDLIGTLGCDISKVNSSTVPKLWADNTFLFLLAPFFHHGMGHVSKVRKLLGIPTIFNVLGPLLHPVSHVNKRILGVYSKELAPEYAKAAALVYPESETFIVWGHVGLDEVSPIGKTTVWHIDPTSPDHELKTFQLEPSMFGLEEHELSKCASYGPKENARILRDEVLSGKYHLGDNNAIYDYILMNAAVLYCLSQGHQNWKEGIIKAEESIQSGNALRSLEYFIASVSNL, encoded by the coding sequence ATGCCTGAAGCGACTCTGCTATCATTTACCAAGAAATTATTGGCTTCACCACCACAATTGACCAGTACAGACTTGTACGATGCGCTGTCAATCATActaaatcttttaaaaaactGTGATACAAGTAACAATGACAGTCTTTCAATCTATACCAAGGTTTCCAGTTTTCTCACGGCACTGAAAGTTACTAAACTTGACCATAAGGCTGAATACATTGCAGAAGCTGCAAAGGCTGTGCTGAGACATTCAGACCTAGTTGATCTACCTTTACCCACAAAGACAAAGTTATACTCGGAGGGAAAACCAGTAATCTTGGATATTGTAGGTACTGGTGGTGATGGGCAGAATACTTTCAACGTTTCCACATCTGCTGCTATCGTTGCTTCTGGCATTCAGGGCCTAAAGGTTTGTAAGCATGGAGGCAAGGCTTCTACATCTAATAGTGGGGCTGGTGACCTGATTGGAACGTTAGGATGTGATATATCCAAGGTAAATTCATCAACAGTGCCCAAATTATGGGCAGATAACACATTCCTGTTTCTACTTGCCCccttttttcatcatgGAATGGGTCATGTTTCAAAGGTACGTAAACTTCTTGGAATTCCGACCATTTTCAACGTTTTGGGACCGCTTTTACATCCGGTTAGCCATgtaaacaaaagaatacTTGGTGTTTACTCAAAGGAGCTTGCACCCGAATATGCCAAAGCAGCCGCCTTGGTATATCCAGAAAGTGAAACTTTCATTGTTTGGGGGCATGTTGGATTAGATGAAGTATCTCCGATAGGCAAAACTACTGTTTGGCATATCGATCCGACATCACCTGACCatgaattgaaaactttccAATTAGAACCTTCGATGTTTGGATTAGAAGAACACGAATTGTCAAAATGTGCCTCATACGGTCCAAAAGAGAATGCAAGAATTCTAAGGGACGAAGTCTTGTCTGGCAAGTACCATCTCGGCGACAATAATGCTATTTACGATTACATCCTAATGAACGCCGCCGTATTGTACTGTTTGAGCCAAGGCCACCAGAACTGGAAAGAAGGTATCATCAAAGCAGAAGAAAGTATCCAGTCCGGTAATGCATTACGCTCTTTAGAATACTTTATAGCTAGCGTGAGCAATTTGTAG
- the SPC110 gene encoding Spc110p (similar to Saccharomyces cerevisiae SPC110 (YDR356W); ancestral locus Anc_5.414), giving the protein MDEVSHLPNGNLKNMEFTPVGFIKSKRNSTQTQIVSPTKVPNIKDGDENEGPARKKQRTSIDDTIDSTRLFSEASQFDDSFPEIKANIPPSPRSGNVDKSRKKNLIDDLKKDVPMSQPLKEQEVKEHQLKKERFERALESKLLGKRHIAYTQSDLSNKELYINEIKSLKHEIKELRKEKNDSLNNYDILEEETDDLRNKLQELKNELNTKNKLVNSKKVEDHSGCIEERERMERKLTESEKKLKTMNDQVHELENNANVQNSRVKSKEDDLKRLLNQLNESKSSAEEKDKQLESKNSELKKRTNELNELKIKSDEVDTLLQEKKSESERLTNRLYELESKLNENGSQSSAKENELRESRKIIAQLEEKINAKSSQLTEKESELGSLMTLITELENKLNQKDSQLGSREEELKTINEQLQRDVKIARQETASRDEQVSDLQTKIQKLENDLFVMKKTHSESKSLASSELESKEKLIKTLENDLKVAQEKYSKTEKELKEREFKYKISESNLEDENTKLNKKISTLVTENSQLKIKLDEESSAAYRTKENYQTQLDSLRKEVEEYRKSAEESEEKAEELKIRISENSAKVSEKRSKDIKKKEEQINELTHHLKLQADEINSLKTIIDKYKKDFNESKSEESNIQRDLNLQILNLENKLIESEDELRSLKDSQRIEIENWKRKYNNLSLENDRLLAEKDSTLDKEHEVSILNRKVDELNKEKWNLQESKEKYKRELQKVITANERLRREKEELNENGNNIRVMEDKMTRIKKSYLSEITSLQEENRRLEERLILNERRKDDNSIMQLNEIISYYKLKYHTEVRHNNDLKVINDYLNKVLALSTRRLRLDTRKGEHSLNISIPDDDELDRDYYNSHIYTRYHDYDYPLRFSSNRRGPYFERRLNFKTVALLVLACVRMRRVAFYRRSDDARLRILRDKIESNSGRISW; this is encoded by the coding sequence ATGGACGAAGTGTCACACCTCCCAAATGGGaacttgaagaatatgGAGTTCACACCCGTAGGATTTATTAAATCCAAACGAAACTCTACGCAAACGCAAATTGTATCGCCAACTAAGGTTCCAAACATTAAGGATGGTGATGAAAACGAAGGCCCTGCCAGGAAAAAGCAAAGGACAAGTATTGATGATACCATTGACTCTACAAGGCTGTTTAGTGAGGCCTCACAATTTGATGATAGCTTTCCAGAAATTAAAGCTAACATTCCGCCCAGTCCAAGGTCAGGAAATGTTGATAAAAGCcgcaaaaaaaacttgattgatgatttgaagaaagatgTACCAATGTCACAGCctttgaaagaacaagaagtCAAAGAACACcagttgaagaaagagagaTTCGAGCGCGCTCTAGAGAGCAAGTTACTGGGGAAAAGACACATAGCATACACACAATCTGATCTTTCCAATAAAGAGCTCTACAtcaatgaaatcaaaagttTAAAGCACGAAATTAAAGAATtgaggaaagaaaaaaacgaTAGTCTTAATAATTATGACAtccttgaagaagaaacagatGACTTAAGAAACAAATTACAAGAACTGAAAAACGAACTAAACACCAAAAACAAACTTGTGAATTCGAAAAAGGTAGAAGATCACTCTGGGTGCATAGAAGAGCGTGAAAgaatggaaagaaaattgactgaatcagaaaaaaaattgaaaacaatgaacGATCAGGTACATGAATTAGAAAATAATGCGAACGTACAAAATTCACGTGTGAAATCGAAGGaagatgatttgaaaagattacTGAACCAGTTAAACGAGTCAAAAAGCAGtgcagaagaaaaagataaacAATTGGAATCTAAGAACAGTGAATTGAAGAAACGAACAAATGAACTAAATGAATTAAAAATCAAGTCTGATGAGGTGGATACACTGTtacaggaaaaaaaaagtgaatCAGAAAGATTGACAAATAGATTATATGAACTTGAAAGTAAGCTCAATGAAAATGGCTCACAATCTTCTGCCAAAGAGAATGAATTGAGAGagtcaagaaaaataatagctcaactagaagaaaaaataaacgcGAAAAGCTCACAATTgactgaaaaagaaagtgaacTGGGGTCATTAATGACTCTAATAACTGAACTAGAGAATAAACTCAATCAAAAGGATTCACAGTTGGGCTCAAGGGAAGAAGAGCTAAAAACTATCAATGAACAGTTACAAAGAGATGTTAAGATTGCAAGACAGGAAACTGCCTCAAGAGATGAACAGGTATCAGACTTGCAAACCAAGATTCAAAAGTTAGAAAATGACTTATttgtaatgaaaaaaacgCACAGCGAGTCTAAATCTCTCGCTAGTAGTGAATTAGAATCTAAAGAGAAACTTATCAAAACTTTAGAGAATGATTTAAAAGTTGCACAAGAGAAGTACTctaaaacagaaaaagaactaaaAGAGAGGGAGTTCAAGTATAAAATTTCAGAATCAAACTTGGAAGATGAAAACACCAAGctgaataaaaaaatctcaaCCTTGGTCACAGAAAACTCACAGCTAAAAATCAAACTAGACGAAGAATCGTCAGCTGCTTACCGTacgaaagaaaattatcaGACACAGTTAGATTCATTAAGgaaagaagttgaagaatataGGAAAAGTGCAGAGGAATCTGAGGAAAAGGCAGAGGAATTAAAGATTAGAATTTCGGAAAATTCTGCCAAAGTATCAGAAAAGAGATCAAAGgatataaaaaagaaggaggAGCAAATAAATGAACTCACACACCATCTGAAACTTCAAGCAGATGAAATAAATTCATTAAAGACCATAATAGATAAGTACAAGAAAGATTTTAATGAGTCAAAATCTGAAGAAAGTAATATTCAACGTGACTTAAATCTACAGATACTCAATCTAGAAAACAAATTGATAGAGAGCGAAGATGAATTACGATCGCTTAAAGATTCTCAGAGAATTGAAATAGAAaactggaaaagaaaatacaacAATCTATCTCTAGAAAACGACAGATTATTGGCAGAAAAAGATTCCACATTGGACAAAGAACACGAAGTGTCCATTTTAAACAGAAAAGTTGATGAgttaaataaagaaaaatggaactTACAAGAGtctaaagaaaaatataaacgTGAACTACAAAAAGTAATTACCGCCAATGAACGCttgagaagagaaaaagaagaactgaATGAGAACGGCAATAATATCCGTGTCATGGAAGACAAAATGACcagaataaaaaagagtTATCTTAGTGAAATCACTTCCTTACAAGAGGAAAATAGAAGGCTTGAAGAACGTCTCATATTAAACGAGAGACGTAAAGATGATAATTCAATAATGCAATTGAACGAAATTATAAGTTattataaattgaagtatCACACAGAAGTAAGACATAATAACGACCTAAAAGTGATCAACGATTATTTAAACAAGGTGCTTGCACTGAGTACTCGCCGTTTAAGGTTGGACACAAGGAAGGGTGAGCATAGCTTAAACATTTCAATTCCGGATGATGACGAGTTAGATCGCGACTACTATAATAGCCATATATATACGAGGTATCATGACTATGATTACCCCCTTAGATTCAGTTCGAATAGAAGAGGCCCATATTTCGAGCGCCGTctaaatttcaaaacagTTGCTCTTTTAGTGCTCGCTTGTGTGAGAATGAGGAGAGTTGCTTTTTACAGGAGATCTGATGATGCTAGACTGCGAATACTTAGAGACAAAATTGAGAGCAATAGTGGACGTATATCCTGGTAG
- the GGA1 gene encoding ubiquitin-binding protein (similar to Saccharomyces cerevisiae GGA1 (YDR358W) and GGA2 (YHR108W); ancestral locus Anc_5.416) — protein sequence MPQGIELTSEPLRKPRSTESSLLRKIQRACRSTLPEPDLGLNLDVADYINSKQGATPREAVLAIEKLVNNGNTQAAVFALSLLDVLVKNCGYPLHLQISRKEFLNDLVKRFPEQPPLRYSKVQQMILKAIEEWYQTICKHASYKDDLQYINDMHKLLKYKGYTFPKVEKENLAVLSPNDQLRTTSELQEEQERAQAAKLEELLRSGKPDDLKEANKLMKVMAGFKDDAKLAVKEAINNELNKLKRKADLLDEMLNSTAEPDLENETIQELYGDLKSAQPKFKKLIEEEHDDNALVSNLLKFNDSVVQLLEKYNLIKSLKGEGQSAINMNESTKEFSLIDFGDDPAANIPPAPSSGKPLQPSEDLLGELNCSSLSSSPKPQKNSAFVTDIFRDSRSKTDIDLLDFDSPSIESMPANSSCSNSFDPLINLINNSGNIEEDSAQLQKQTLNESDHLRIDYKIVRESQAKIRLTIFYSNLGCDPITNVTLQLASPKSTTLLLQPQSGNYLQSNVKNGIQQIVSIEGMPLTSGKAIKLKWKANYSIKGVSKEESGTTTLPI from the coding sequence ATGCCACAGGGAATTGAGCTTACCTCAGAACCACTGAGAAAACCACGGTCTACTGAGAGTTCATTACTCAGGAAGATACAAAGAGCATGTAGATCCACGTTGCCTGAACCGGATTTAGGCTTGAATTTAGATGTTGCAGATTATATAAACTCGAAGCAGGGGGCAACCCCTAGAGAAGCTGTATTAGCGATTGAAAAATTAGTCAATAATGGAAACACACAAGCGGCAGTTTTCGCACTTTCACTACTAGACGTCTTGGTGAAAAATTGCGGCTATCCTTTACATTTGCAAATATCCAGGAAGGAATTTTTAAACGATCTGGTGAAAAGGTTCCCAGAGCAACCACCATTGAGATATTCCAAGGTCCAGCAAATGATCCTTAAGGCCATTGAAGAATGGTATCAAACGATCTGCAAACATGCCAGTTACAAAGATGATCttcaatatataaatgacATGCACAAATTGCTGAAATACAAAGGTTATACTTTCCCAAAAGTtgagaaggaaaatttgGCGGTGTTGAGCCCAAATGACCAATTGAGGACGACTAGTGAACTGCAGGAAGAACAGGAAAGAGCTCAAGCTGCGAAACTAGAGGAGCTCCTAAGAAGCGGTAAACCTGATGATTTGAAGGAAGCTAATAAATTAATGAAAGTCATGGCGGGATTCAAAGATGACGCTAAGTTAGCTGTCAAAGAGGCAATCAACAATGAGTTAAATaaactcaaaagaaaagctgaTTTGCTCGATGAAATGTTGAATTCTACTGCTGAACCCGatttagaaaatgaaaccaTTCAAGAGTTGTATGGCGACTTGAAGTCAGCGCAaccaaaattcaagaagctgattgaagaagaacacgATGACAATGCGCTCGTAAGCAACCTACTGAAATTTAATGACTCAGTGGTTCAGTTGCTAGAAAAATACAACTTGATAAAAAGTTTGAAGGGAGAAGGACAAAGTGCTATCAATATGAATGAATCCACAAAAGAGTTTAGTTTGATAGATTTTGGTGACGACCCAGCTGCAAATATTCCACCTGCACCATCTTCAGGCAAACCTTTACAACCTTCCGAAGATCTCTTAGGAGAGCTCAATTGTTCAAGCCTGTCATCTTCACCAAAGCCTCAAAAAAACAGTGCATTTGTTACTGATATATTTAGAGACAGTCGATCAAAGACTGATATTGATTTATTAGATTTTGATTCACCATCTATAGAAAGTATGCCTGCCAACTCATCATGTTCCAACTCATTTGATCCACTTATcaatttgataaataaCTCAGGTAACATCGAAGAAGATTCTGCTCAGttacaaaaacaaacacTTAACGAATCAGATCACTTAAGAATTGATTATAAAATAGTTCGTGAATCCCAGGCAAAAATACGTTTAACTATCTTCTACTCGAACTTAGGGTGCGATCCAATCACTAACGTTACACTTCAGTTAGCATCTCCTAAAAGTACAACATTATTGTTGCAGCCACAATCAGGAAATTATCTTCAAAGTAACGTCAAAAATGGTATTCAACAGATCGTTTCAATCGAAGGTATGCCCCTTACTTCAGGAAAGGCTATTAAGTTGAAATGGAAAGCTAATTACAGCATCAAGGGGGTATCAAAGGAAGAATCAGGAACCACTACTTTACCTATATGA
- the TRR1 gene encoding thioredoxin-disulfide reductase TRR1 (similar to Saccharomyces cerevisiae TRR1 (YDR353W) and TRR2 (YHR106W); ancestral locus Anc_5.411): MVHNKVTIIGSGPAAHTAAIYLARAEIKPTLYEGMMANGIAAGGQLTTTTEIENFPGFPEGLTGSELMDRMREQSTKFGTEIITETVSKVDLSSKPFKFWTEFNEDAEPVMTDAIILATGASAKRMHLPGEETYWQKGISACAVCDGAVPIFRNKPLAVIGGGDSACEEAQFLTKYGSKVFMLVRKDHLRASTIMQRRAEQNEKIEILYNTVALEAKGDGKLLNALRIKNTKKNEETDLPVNGLFYAIGHSPATKIVADQVDVDEAGYIKTVPGSSLTSVPGFFAAGDVQDSKYRQAITSAGSGCMAALDAERYLTSLE, encoded by the coding sequence ATGGTTCACAACAAAGTCACTATTATTGGTTCCGGCCCAGCTGCACACACCGCCGCCATCTATTTGGCTAGAGCAGAAATCAAACCAACTTTATATGAAGGTATGATGGCCAATGGTATTGCTGCCGGGGGTCAACTGACCACCACTACAGAAATCGAAAATTTCCCAGGTTTCCCAGAGGGCCTAACAGGTAGCGAATTGATGGACAGAATGAGAGAACAATCCACGAAATTTGGCACTGAAATCATCACAGAGACAGTTTCCAAAGTTGATTTGTCTTCAAAGCCATTTAAGTTTTGGACTGAGTTCAACGAAGATGCAGAACCTGTGATGACGGACGCTATAATTTTGGCCACAGGCGCTTCTGCTAAGAGAATGCACTTACCTGGCGAGGAAACCTACTGGCAAAAGGGTATCTCTGCTTGTGCCGTATGTGATGGTGCCGTTCCCATTTTCAGAAACAAGCCATTGGCCGTTATTGGTGGCGGTGACTCTGCCTGTGAAGAAGCTCAGTTCTTGACCAAATATGGTTCAAAAGTGTTTATGCTTGTCAGAAAAGATCATTTGCGTGCCTCCACCATCATGCAAAGACGTGCTGAACAGAACGAAAAGattgaaattctttacAACACTGTTGCTCTAGAAGCCAAGGGAGATGGTAAGTTATTAAATGCTTTAAGAATTAAGAacactaaaaaaaatgaagaaactgaCTTGCCAGTCAACGGTTTATTTTACGCTATTGGTCACTCTCCAGCAACAAAGATTGTTGCTGACCAAGTGGACGTTGATGAGGCTGGTTACATCAAGACTGTCCCAGGCTCCTCATTAACCTCTGTTCCAGGATTTTTCGCCGCTGGTGATGTCCAGGATTCTAAATACAGACAAGCTATTACTTCAGCTGGATCTGGCTGTATGGCCGCTTTGGATGCTGAAAGATACTTAACTTCTTTAGAATAA